CTGTAATGCCAATGGCTTTCCGCTGATTTAGGGTTTCGCAATCATGGAGACCGAACTCAAAGACCTCGATCCGACTCGAGGGCAAGGCCTGCCCAGGCCACAACCATCCGAATCCAACCACGACGATGGCTCCACCAAAGATGACCGCCCGCTACTCAAGCCCGAGTCTTTGTCTGagtcctcctcctcctccactctCCCTATCTCCCAAGAGAGCCTCGACAAGAAGTTCGCCGCCTTCGCTCGACATGACGTATACGGCCCATTGGGATGCGGCGAGCTACCATTGGAGGAGAAGATCCTGCTCGCCATCGCCTCGGTGATACTGGTGCCGATACGCGTGGTGCTGGCGACGAGCCTGTTGCTATTTTATTACCTGATATGCCGGATTTGTACACTGTTCTCGGCGCCGAATCGGGATGACAGTGAGCAGGAGGACTATGCGCACATGGGCGGGTGGAATAGGGCTGTGATCGTCCAGTGTGGAAAGTTCCTCTCGAGGGCCGTGCTGTTCATCTTCGGTTTTTATTGGATCAAGGAGACGTTCCAGATTTCTGATAGTGGCTTCAAGTCATCCGCCGCTCAGGTACCCAATCCCACTCTCTTTCTGTAGTTGTATGTTTCCATGTCAAAATAGCTTTTTGAATGCTACCGTGTAAAGTTAAACGTAAGATGTATACATCCAGGCTTGAGCACATCGATAAGAAATTAATGGCTGAAATACATTTTTTGTATCGATCAAATTGTAAAGTGCCAATGACAGTCCCTCCATCCATCATTCACGCACGCCAAATTTAGTCTGTTCAATTTAGTCTCTTCTTTCATGCATTGTTGCATTGGGCTtcttctattgtattgaatgaaacgagtcttaatgacttttatgctactttCTTACTTTCCGTACCACCAAGTTTATAATTaggctctttcttgtatactGCATGTATgcttgggctttgcctaattactaggatcaataaaatctcttttcacctataaaaaaaatttattcaggGAAGAAAATCAAACGCAGGTCAAATTTCATGGACCAAAATTGTTTTAGCCTATAAGAATAAAGCGGATTCATTTCCTGTTCGCGTATGATTCACTTTAGGATGCAACAGGACGAAAACAACTCACTGTTCTGTTGTATACCACCCTATGTAAATCAACTTTACTCTTCAAATTACTGCTTAACCCTGAGGGGTAGGTCAGTTAGTCAAGCTTTGGGTTTGCTCCTcaatggtcactagttcgagtTCTCTCAGGATCACTGGAGGTTTACCTGGCCGTTAACTTCAGGACCCTATGAGATTAGTCGAGGTGTGCGCAagctggcccggacacccacaaatataaaaaaattactgctTTCTGTAAGCTATGTAAACCCACATAACCTTTAATTGTAGAGTTAGTCTGAAGATGAGTAGCTGACTAAATCACTTTGGTTCTGCATTCGTAGATGTTCTTTCTTGTTTGTTGTTTGGGTCCTGTTGGATTTGTGTACAAGATTTCTTTCGTCTTActccttttcaaattttcttgatatgttTTTTTCTAATTGGCAGAATGAGGGCAAAGATGAGTCTGAAGAGCCTGCAAGACCTAGCGTGATTATATCTAACCACGTATCCTACATAGACATACTGTACCACATGTCTTCTTTCTTCCCAAGCTTCGTCGCTAAGGTTTGTTCATTTGGCTGGCtgcataaaaaagaaattacttaTGCTctacttttgttaaatttgatggata
This is a stretch of genomic DNA from Carya illinoinensis cultivar Pawnee chromosome 15, C.illinoinensisPawnee_v1, whole genome shotgun sequence. It encodes these proteins:
- the LOC122296520 gene encoding lysophospholipid acyltransferase LPEAT1-like isoform X2, which gives rise to METELKDLDPTRGQGLPRPQPSESNHDDGSTKDDRPLLKPESLSESSSSSTLPISQESLDKKFAAFARHDVYGPLGCGELPLEEKILLAIASVILVPIRVVLATSLLLFYYLICRICTLFSAPNRDDSEQEDYAHMGGWNRAVIVQCGKFLSRAVLFIFGFYWIKETFQISDSGFKSSAAQNEGKDESEEPARPSVIISNHVSYIDILYHMSSFFPSFVAKQSVGKLPLVGLISKCLGCVYVQRESKSSDFKGVSGVVTERIEEAHRDKSAPIMMLFPEGTTTNGDFLLPFKTGAFLAKAPVLPVILRYPFRRFSPAWDSMSGARHVFFLLCQFVNHLEVMQLPIYYPSQQEKDDPKLYADNVRTLIASEGNLTLSDIGLPEKRIYLAALNGLLCQC
- the LOC122296520 gene encoding lysophospholipid acyltransferase LPEAT1-like isoform X1; this encodes METELKDLDPTRGQGLPRPQPSESNHDDGSTKDDRPLLKPESLSESSSSSTLPISQESLDKKFAAFARHDVYGPLGCGELPLEEKILLAIASVILVPIRVVLATSLLLFYYLICRICTLFSAPNRDDSEQEDYAHMGGWNRAVIVQCGKFLSRAVLFIFGFYWIKETFQISDSGFKSSAAQNEGKDESEEPARPSVIISNHVSYIDILYHMSSFFPSFVAKQSVGKLPLVGLISKCLGCVYVQRESKSSDFKGVSGVVTERIEEAHRDKSAPIMMLFPEGTTTNGDFLLPFKTGAFLAKAPVLPVILRYPFRRFSPAWDSMSGARHVFFLLCQFVNHLEVMQLPIYYPSQQEKDDPKLYADNVRTLIASEGNLTLSDIGLPEKRIYLAALNGNNSLPNVLHQKDD